A window of Corallococcus macrosporus DSM 14697 contains these coding sequences:
- a CDS encoding SRPBCC family protein gives MTSTQDATGAPVAKATMMIRRPAADVFAAFVDPAITTKFWFSRGSEPLRPGGTAQWFWDWYGVSTTVRVLDFEPGARLRMEWGDAARKTVVEWTFTALSPERTYVRVVESGFQGDDKAVVASALDSTGGFNLTLAGAKAWLEHGVQLGLVPDHVPEDAHHLA, from the coding sequence ATGACTTCGACACAGGACGCCACGGGCGCACCGGTCGCCAAGGCCACGATGATGATTCGCCGCCCCGCGGCGGACGTCTTCGCGGCGTTCGTGGACCCGGCCATCACCACGAAGTTCTGGTTCAGCCGGGGGAGTGAGCCCCTGCGGCCCGGCGGCACGGCGCAGTGGTTCTGGGACTGGTACGGCGTGTCGACGACGGTACGCGTGCTGGACTTCGAGCCGGGCGCGCGCCTGCGCATGGAGTGGGGCGACGCGGCGCGGAAGACCGTGGTCGAGTGGACCTTCACCGCGCTGTCGCCGGAGCGCACCTACGTGCGCGTCGTCGAGTCGGGCTTCCAGGGTGACGACAAGGCCGTGGTGGCCAGCGCGTTGGACAGCACGGGCGGCTTCAACCTCACCCTGGCGGGTGCCAAGGCGTGGCTCGAGCACGGCGTCCAGCTCGGGCTGGTGCCGGACCATGTCCCCGAGGACGCGCATCACCTGGCCTGA
- a CDS encoding transcriptional regulator has product MSAPVPPARGSTVRGALEAALRSAPESGLTAKDLSGLVGISEKDVAGHLEHLEKSLKAQGARLEVLPATCLACGFTFKERRRFTRPGACPECRATRIDPPAFRVPR; this is encoded by the coding sequence GTGAGCGCCCCTGTCCCTCCAGCGCGCGGCAGCACCGTGCGCGGCGCGCTGGAGGCGGCGCTGAGGTCCGCCCCGGAGAGCGGCCTCACGGCGAAGGACCTCTCCGGCCTGGTGGGCATCTCCGAGAAGGACGTGGCCGGGCACCTGGAGCACCTGGAGAAGTCCCTCAAGGCCCAGGGCGCCCGGCTGGAGGTGCTGCCCGCCACCTGTCTGGCGTGTGGCTTCACCTTTAAGGAGCGCAGGCGCTTCACCCGCCCGGGCGCGTGTCCGGAGTGCCGGGCCACGCGCATCGACCCGCCTGCCTTTCGCGTCCCCCGCTGA
- a CDS encoding SPW repeat domain-containing protein: MAEPQTLSPSTPRLVPPPGPPEGRLRRGVRRAMDRSAAAGILSRPLLGRLPLRRWVPQDLHSLMDYKGGTAAVVAGVLSGDAAAKSAGIALGSTILGVSLLTDYRLSLTKLIPIEAHEIADHAFGVASILAPFVLGYAKRSPLAAAVHVAVGVTTVLASLVTDYRCQTGMHLGGELATDPGAIGA; the protein is encoded by the coding sequence ATGGCTGAACCGCAGACCCTGAGCCCGTCCACTCCCAGACTCGTTCCGCCCCCGGGGCCCCCGGAGGGGCGCCTGCGCAGGGGCGTCCGCCGCGCCATGGACCGGAGCGCCGCCGCGGGCATCCTCTCCCGTCCGCTCCTGGGGCGGCTGCCGCTGCGCAGGTGGGTGCCCCAGGACCTGCACTCGCTCATGGACTACAAGGGCGGGACGGCCGCGGTGGTGGCGGGCGTCTTGTCCGGGGACGCGGCGGCGAAGTCCGCGGGCATCGCGCTGGGGTCCACCATCCTCGGTGTGTCATTGTTGACGGACTACCGCCTCAGCTTGACCAAGCTCATCCCCATTGAAGCGCATGAAATCGCCGACCATGCCTTTGGCGTGGCGTCCATCCTGGCGCCCTTCGTCCTGGGCTACGCGAAGCGCAGCCCGCTGGCCGCGGCCGTCCACGTGGCGGTGGGCGTGACGACGGTCCTCGCCTCGCTGGTGACGGACTACCGCTGCCAGACGGGCATGCACCTGGGGGGCGAGCTGGCGACGGACCCGGGGGCGATTGGCGCGTGA
- a CDS encoding iron chelate uptake ABC transporter family permease subunit, with protein MSASAPAAFNPLRPLLVLGAVALAFVVLFMLVGVTGPWDFVLPFRGKKVATALLVGYAVAVSTVLFQTVTGNRVLTPAIMGFDYLYVLIQTCLVFFLGSTTVAGMDARFLFAAEVIIMVAFSAMLHGWLFGVARGNVHLLLLTGVVMGVLFRSLASFVQRVIEPNEFIFLQDRFFASFNDPEYELLLLSAVLTLGVSVLGLRLLRACDVLVLGREAAINLGVDYAKTVSWVLALVAILVAISTALVGPVTFLGLLVANLAYPLVRTYRHAFVIPAAALIAGIALVAGQFVLERVFRLDTNPRVIIEFVGGLVFIALLMRRTPR; from the coding sequence GTGTCGGCTAGCGCCCCCGCCGCCTTCAACCCCCTGCGGCCCCTGCTCGTGCTGGGCGCCGTGGCCCTGGCCTTCGTGGTCCTGTTCATGCTGGTGGGCGTGACGGGCCCGTGGGACTTCGTGCTGCCCTTCCGCGGGAAGAAGGTCGCCACCGCGCTGCTGGTGGGCTACGCCGTGGCCGTCTCCACGGTGCTCTTCCAGACGGTGACGGGCAACCGCGTGCTGACCCCCGCCATCATGGGGTTCGACTACCTCTACGTCCTCATCCAGACCTGCCTGGTGTTCTTCCTGGGCTCCACCACCGTGGCGGGCATGGACGCGCGGTTCCTGTTCGCCGCGGAGGTCATCATCATGGTGGCCTTCTCCGCCATGCTGCACGGCTGGCTCTTCGGCGTGGCCCGGGGCAACGTCCACCTGCTGCTGCTCACCGGCGTGGTGATGGGCGTGTTGTTCCGGAGCCTGGCGTCCTTCGTCCAGCGCGTCATCGAGCCCAACGAGTTCATCTTCCTGCAGGACCGCTTCTTCGCCAGCTTCAACGACCCGGAGTACGAGCTGCTGCTGCTCTCCGCCGTGCTGACGCTGGGCGTCTCCGTGCTGGGCCTGCGGCTGCTGCGCGCCTGTGACGTCCTGGTGCTGGGCCGCGAGGCCGCCATCAACCTGGGCGTGGACTACGCGAAGACGGTGTCGTGGGTGCTGGCGCTGGTGGCCATCCTGGTCGCCATCTCCACCGCGCTGGTGGGGCCCGTGACGTTCCTGGGGCTGCTGGTGGCCAACCTCGCCTATCCGCTGGTGCGGACGTACAGACACGCGTTCGTCATCCCCGCCGCCGCGCTCATCGCGGGCATCGCCCTGGTGGCGGGCCAGTTCGTGCTGGAGCGCGTCTTCCGCCTGGACACCAACCCCCGCGTCATCATCGAGTTCGTGGGCGGGCTGGTGTTCATCGCGTTGCTCATGAGAAGGACCCCGAGATGA
- a CDS encoding alpha/beta hydrolase family protein: protein MDEAPATSSHAAPGVPERFFGDPDFDFEARLALGLAAQGVGDIGQVLVTLAAIEDGSADGWFQAWRARAERLRAQAEVCATAGQVERARWCFLAASEAYSRALVFTTGMADSRVLAPTFSLHRKCWEGVVAHSEGRFLRVDVPYEGSALPGYLLRPDATGAPRPTLVLTNGSDGSLTALWGAGVAGALRRGFNAFVYDGPGQQSVLFERGIPFRPDWEAVLTPVVETLAARADVEARALLAYGISQAGFWLPRALAFEHRFVAAVVDPGVMDVSTSWTSNLPPELVALLRAGDREAFNEAMREADADPVLTRVLAFRSRPYGTRTPFDTFTEVSRYHLRDVVDRITTPLLITDPEDEQFWPGQSQALYHALPGEKSLARFTREDGANLHCQPLGRALTEVRMFDFFAEQLARRVH from the coding sequence ATGGACGAGGCACCCGCGACCAGCAGCCACGCCGCGCCGGGCGTTCCCGAGCGCTTCTTCGGGGACCCGGACTTCGACTTCGAGGCGCGGCTGGCGCTCGGGTTGGCGGCCCAGGGCGTGGGCGACATCGGCCAGGTGCTGGTGACGCTGGCGGCCATCGAGGACGGCAGCGCGGACGGCTGGTTCCAGGCCTGGCGCGCCCGCGCGGAGCGGCTGCGCGCGCAGGCGGAGGTCTGCGCCACGGCGGGGCAGGTGGAGCGGGCGCGGTGGTGCTTCCTGGCGGCGTCGGAGGCCTACTCGCGGGCCCTGGTCTTCACCACCGGCATGGCGGACTCCCGGGTGCTGGCGCCCACCTTCTCCCTGCACCGCAAGTGCTGGGAGGGCGTGGTGGCGCATTCGGAGGGGCGCTTCCTGCGGGTGGACGTGCCCTATGAGGGCAGCGCGCTCCCGGGCTACCTGCTCCGGCCCGACGCCACCGGCGCGCCCCGGCCCACGCTGGTGTTGACCAATGGCAGTGACGGGTCGCTCACGGCGCTGTGGGGCGCGGGCGTGGCGGGCGCGCTGCGGCGCGGGTTCAACGCCTTCGTCTACGACGGCCCCGGACAGCAGTCCGTGTTGTTCGAGCGCGGCATCCCCTTCCGCCCGGACTGGGAGGCGGTGCTCACCCCGGTGGTGGAGACGCTGGCCGCCCGCGCGGACGTGGAGGCGCGTGCCCTGCTGGCGTATGGCATCAGCCAGGCGGGCTTCTGGCTGCCCCGGGCGCTGGCCTTCGAGCACCGCTTCGTCGCCGCGGTGGTGGACCCGGGCGTCATGGACGTCTCCACGTCGTGGACCTCGAACCTGCCGCCGGAGCTGGTGGCGCTCCTGCGCGCGGGGGACCGGGAGGCCTTCAACGAGGCCATGCGCGAGGCGGACGCGGACCCGGTGCTGACGCGCGTGCTGGCCTTCCGCAGCCGGCCGTATGGCACGCGGACGCCCTTCGACACCTTCACGGAGGTGTCCCGCTATCACCTGCGCGACGTCGTGGACCGCATCACCACGCCCCTGCTCATCACCGACCCGGAGGATGAGCAGTTCTGGCCCGGGCAATCCCAGGCGCTCTACCACGCGCTGCCGGGGGAGAAGTCCTTGGCCCGCTTCACCCGCGAGGACGGCGCCAACCTCCATTGCCAGCCGCTGGGGCGCGCGCTCACGGAGGTGCGCATGTTCGACTTCTTCGCTGAACAGCTCGCCCGCCGCGTGCATTAG
- a CDS encoding aldo/keto reductase: MKYTQLGRSGLSVSRLCLGTMNFGWTAEEPESHAIMDAALDHGINFFDTANVYGFGENKGRTEQVIGNWFAQGGNRRERTVLATKLYAPMGDWPNEGKLSALNIRRALDASLKRLRTDYVDLYQFHHIDRATPWEEIWQALEVAVAQGKVLYAGSSNFAGWHIAQAQAAAARRNFMGLVSEQSLYNLMARTVELEVIPSARHHGVGILPWSPLQGGLLGGVLRKEREGKRRLEGRAQEALQKHRDRIERYEALAEELGHEPGDVALAWLLHQPAVTAPIIGPRTSAQLDAAVRAVDVTLDAKTLSRLDDIFPGHKPAPEDYAW; this comes from the coding sequence ATGAAGTACACGCAATTGGGCCGCTCGGGGCTCTCCGTCAGCCGGCTGTGCCTGGGCACCATGAACTTCGGCTGGACGGCGGAGGAGCCGGAGTCTCACGCCATCATGGATGCCGCGCTCGACCACGGCATCAACTTCTTCGACACCGCCAACGTGTACGGCTTCGGAGAGAACAAGGGCCGCACCGAGCAGGTCATCGGCAACTGGTTCGCCCAGGGCGGCAACCGGCGCGAGCGCACCGTGCTCGCGACCAAGCTCTACGCCCCCATGGGCGACTGGCCCAACGAGGGCAAGCTGTCCGCGCTCAACATCCGCCGCGCGCTGGACGCCAGCCTCAAGCGGCTGCGCACCGACTATGTCGACCTGTATCAGTTCCACCACATCGACCGCGCCACGCCCTGGGAGGAGATATGGCAGGCCCTGGAGGTGGCCGTGGCCCAGGGCAAGGTGCTCTACGCGGGCAGCAGCAACTTCGCGGGCTGGCACATCGCCCAGGCGCAGGCCGCGGCGGCCCGGCGCAACTTCATGGGCCTGGTCAGCGAGCAGTCGCTCTACAACCTGATGGCGCGCACCGTGGAGTTGGAGGTGATTCCCTCCGCGCGGCACCACGGCGTGGGCATCCTCCCCTGGTCTCCCCTCCAGGGTGGCCTGCTGGGCGGCGTGCTCCGCAAGGAGCGCGAGGGCAAGCGCCGCCTGGAGGGCCGCGCCCAGGAGGCCCTCCAGAAGCACCGCGACCGCATCGAGCGCTACGAAGCGCTCGCGGAGGAGCTCGGGCATGAGCCCGGGGACGTCGCGCTGGCGTGGCTGCTGCACCAGCCCGCCGTCACCGCGCCCATCATCGGGCCTCGGACGTCCGCGCAGCTCGACGCCGCCGTCCGCGCGGTGGACGTCACCCTGGATGCGAAGACATTGTCACGCTTGGATGACATCTTCCCGGGGCACAAGCCCGCCCCGGAGGACTACGCCTGGTGA
- a CDS encoding LysR family transcriptional regulator, translating to MASPRRLGIPKSTVSKRVAELEDGLGARLIQRTSRSFTLTEVGRDFLDHARAVVIEAEAAENVVRRRQAEPSGVVRITTSVPTAQFRLADRLPRLALAHPKVRVELHATDRFVDIVQEGFDIAVRSHFAPLPASGLVQRKLSVDPIILVASPGYLDRRGKPRRPEDLREHDGLLTSALATQWKLRGRTGDTVTVAPRGLLIADESMVLLKAALAGLGVVCLPESFTRADTEAGRLVRVLPAWTAGLVTTTILTPHRRGQLPAVRAVIDFLTADADEAGASSR from the coding sequence GTGGCTTCGCCGCGGCGGCTGGGCATCCCCAAGTCCACGGTGAGCAAGCGGGTGGCCGAGCTGGAGGACGGGCTGGGCGCGCGGTTGATTCAGCGCACGTCGCGGAGCTTCACGCTGACGGAGGTGGGGCGGGACTTCCTCGACCATGCCCGCGCCGTCGTGATTGAGGCGGAGGCCGCGGAGAACGTGGTGCGCCGCCGGCAGGCGGAGCCCAGCGGCGTGGTGCGCATCACCACGTCGGTGCCCACCGCGCAGTTCCGGCTCGCGGACCGGCTGCCTCGGCTGGCGCTGGCCCACCCGAAGGTGCGCGTGGAGCTTCACGCGACGGACCGCTTCGTGGACATCGTGCAGGAGGGCTTCGACATCGCGGTGCGCAGCCACTTCGCGCCGTTGCCGGCTTCGGGGCTGGTGCAGCGCAAGCTGTCGGTGGACCCCATCATCCTGGTGGCCTCACCCGGTTACCTCGACAGACGGGGCAAGCCTCGCCGGCCGGAGGACCTGCGCGAACACGATGGCCTCCTGACCAGCGCCCTGGCCACACAGTGGAAGCTGCGTGGACGCACAGGGGACACCGTCACGGTGGCGCCCCGGGGGCTCCTGATTGCCGACGAGTCGATGGTGCTGCTGAAGGCGGCCCTGGCCGGGCTGGGCGTCGTCTGCCTGCCGGAGTCCTTCACGCGCGCGGACACGGAGGCGGGGCGCCTGGTGCGGGTGTTGCCCGCCTGGACCGCCGGCCTGGTGACGACGACGATTCTGACGCCCCACCGGAGAGGCCAGTTGCCCGCCGTGCGCGCCGTCATCGACTTCCTGACGGCGGACGCCGACGAAGCGGGGGCCTCGTCACGTTGA
- a CDS encoding glutathione S-transferase family protein: MALPTLFYGVPSGCSFGSIVALEWLGQPYRLCRIAMPEEVTTEDYRRINPAAETPTLMTQTGARISESMAILNHLGARGVGTGLSFAQGTADFDRLNHMLAYLNTTFFGAFSPLWYALEHTELPASDQKALRAYGARNVVKAHAALEAMLGDKPWLLGEHRTLADAYFIGIARWTRYHEVLDRRDYPKLQGLFERLEADAGVQFAHAIEKGEAPRGNGAFQGHIHLEEVLRRLAA; encoded by the coding sequence ATGGCACTGCCCACCCTCTTCTACGGCGTCCCCTCTGGCTGCTCGTTCGGCTCCATCGTCGCGCTGGAATGGCTGGGCCAGCCCTACCGGCTGTGCCGCATCGCCATGCCGGAGGAGGTCACCACCGAGGACTACCGTCGCATCAACCCCGCCGCCGAGACGCCCACGCTGATGACGCAGACGGGCGCGCGCATCAGCGAGAGCATGGCCATCCTCAACCACCTTGGCGCGCGCGGCGTGGGCACGGGCTTGTCATTCGCCCAGGGCACCGCGGACTTCGACAGGCTGAACCACATGCTCGCGTACCTGAACACGACCTTCTTCGGCGCCTTCTCGCCGCTCTGGTACGCGCTGGAGCACACCGAACTGCCGGCGTCCGACCAGAAGGCCCTGCGGGCCTACGGCGCTCGCAACGTGGTCAAGGCACACGCGGCCCTCGAAGCGATGCTCGGCGACAAGCCGTGGCTGCTGGGTGAGCATCGGACTTTGGCCGACGCCTACTTCATCGGCATCGCCCGGTGGACGCGGTACCACGAGGTGCTGGACCGCCGCGACTACCCGAAGCTCCAGGGCCTCTTCGAGCGGCTGGAGGCGGACGCCGGCGTGCAGTTCGCCCACGCCATCGAGAAGGGCGAGGCGCCCCGAGGCAACGGCGCCTTCCAGGGGCACATCCACCTTGAGGAAGTCCTGCGACGGCTGGCCGCGTGA
- a CDS encoding ABC transporter permease — protein MKRAFAAATALLVLAVASLLIGASDVSWRALFAPEPDERALQVLVISRLPRLFAVMLAGTALGVAGLIMQMIARNRFVEPTTAGTAESASLGLLTATLLAPGLPVLGKMLVATAFALAGTALFLMVLRRLPLRSALIVPVVGLILGGIIDSTTTFFAYRYDLLQTVNAWTTGDFSTVLRGRYELLWVTLGLTCAAYAAADRFTVAGMGETFTTNLGLNYPRIVALGLVLVALVTAMVVVTVGMIPFLGLIVPNLVSMVMGDNARRSIPWVAVSGAAFVLLCDVVGRVVRHPYEIPGGTIAGVIGSVLFLYLLLKRGARVG, from the coding sequence GTGAAGCGCGCGTTCGCCGCGGCCACCGCCCTGCTCGTCCTGGCGGTGGCCAGCCTCCTGATAGGCGCCAGTGACGTGTCCTGGCGCGCCCTGTTCGCTCCCGAGCCGGATGAGCGCGCCCTCCAGGTGCTGGTCATCAGCCGGCTGCCGCGCCTGTTCGCCGTCATGCTGGCGGGCACGGCCCTGGGCGTGGCGGGCCTCATCATGCAGATGATTGCCCGCAACCGCTTCGTGGAGCCCACCACGGCGGGCACCGCCGAGTCCGCCAGCCTGGGCCTGCTGACCGCCACCCTCCTGGCCCCCGGCCTCCCGGTGCTCGGGAAGATGCTGGTGGCCACCGCCTTCGCCCTGGCGGGGACGGCGCTGTTCCTGATGGTGCTGCGGCGCCTCCCCCTGCGCTCGGCGCTCATCGTGCCGGTGGTGGGGCTGATTCTGGGCGGCATCATCGACTCGACGACGACCTTCTTCGCCTACCGGTACGACTTGCTCCAGACGGTCAACGCGTGGACCACGGGTGACTTCTCCACCGTCCTGCGCGGCCGCTACGAGCTGCTGTGGGTGACGCTGGGCCTCACCTGCGCCGCCTACGCCGCAGCGGACCGCTTCACCGTGGCTGGCATGGGCGAGACGTTCACCACCAACCTGGGGCTGAACTACCCGCGCATCGTCGCGCTGGGGCTCGTGCTTGTCGCCCTGGTCACCGCGATGGTCGTCGTCACCGTGGGCATGATTCCGTTCCTGGGCCTGATTGTCCCCAACCTGGTCAGCATGGTGATGGGGGACAACGCGCGCAGGTCCATTCCTTGGGTGGCGGTGAGCGGCGCCGCCTTCGTGTTGCTGTGTGACGTCGTGGGCCGCGTGGTGCGCCACCCCTATGAGATTCCCGGAGGCACCATCGCCGGCGTCATCGGCAGCGTGCTCTTCCTGTACCTCCTGCTGAAGCGAGGCGCCCGTGTCGGCTAG
- a CDS encoding M57 family metalloprotease yields MVKSHSALLLAGFTLLGSACGAPESEPQDTQQLTFEEFRAGAYQEPESGGFVVDGDIFLESESELREFYAQAVSGLGTQQGGLAVYYSGGRDIKWSASQALNLTYCVSTKFGNNYTRVVNAMKSAAAEWEAAANVKFVHVSAQDSNCTNRNNNVVFDVNQTKTSQYLARAFFPNSTRRNANVLISTTSFQNISPWTLEGVIRHELGHVLGFRHEHTRLTTTGCYEDSAWRALTPYDASSVMHYPQCSGTQTGDLVLTSYDRSGARALYP; encoded by the coding sequence ATGGTCAAGTCTCACTCCGCGCTACTTCTGGCTGGTTTCACGCTGCTGGGCTCCGCTTGCGGCGCTCCCGAATCCGAGCCGCAGGACACGCAGCAGCTCACCTTCGAGGAGTTCCGCGCCGGCGCGTACCAGGAGCCGGAGTCCGGCGGCTTCGTGGTCGACGGGGACATCTTCCTGGAGTCGGAGTCGGAGCTGCGTGAGTTCTACGCGCAGGCCGTCAGCGGCCTTGGCACCCAGCAGGGCGGGCTGGCCGTGTATTACAGCGGCGGTCGCGACATCAAGTGGAGCGCCAGCCAGGCCCTCAACCTCACGTACTGCGTGAGCACCAAGTTCGGGAACAACTACACGCGCGTGGTCAACGCGATGAAGAGCGCCGCCGCGGAGTGGGAGGCGGCCGCCAACGTGAAGTTCGTCCACGTCAGCGCCCAGGACTCGAACTGCACCAACCGCAACAACAACGTCGTGTTCGACGTGAACCAGACCAAGACGTCGCAGTACCTGGCGCGCGCCTTCTTCCCCAACAGCACCCGCCGCAACGCCAACGTCCTCATCTCCACCACGTCCTTCCAGAACATCTCGCCCTGGACGCTGGAGGGCGTGATTCGCCACGAGCTGGGCCACGTGCTGGGCTTCCGCCACGAGCACACCCGCCTCACCACCACCGGCTGCTACGAGGACAGCGCCTGGCGCGCGCTGACGCCGTATGACGCCAGCTCCGTCATGCACTACCCGCAGTGCAGCGGCACCCAGACGGGCGACCTGGTCCTGACCAGCTACGACCGCAGCGGCGCCCGCGCGCTGTACCCGTAA
- a CDS encoding SRPBCC family protein codes for MKRNAPARLLSSDTVRIERLLPGPIERVWAYLTEPEKRRQWLAGGPTETRVGGKVELLFRHAELSEDAGDAPPRHQDMAQGHVNVGRVTACEPPRLFAYTWAENHGDPSEVRFELTEREDGVLLTVTHVRLDGRDSLRSVAGGWHTHLDLLVDRLNGQRSPNFWEAYERAHAEYVTRPGFE; via the coding sequence ATGAAACGAAACGCACCCGCCCGCCTGCTGTCATCCGACACCGTCCGCATCGAGCGCCTGCTGCCCGGCCCCATCGAGCGCGTCTGGGCCTATCTCACCGAGCCGGAGAAGCGCCGGCAGTGGCTCGCCGGTGGCCCCACGGAGACGAGGGTCGGTGGCAAGGTGGAGCTGCTGTTCCGGCACGCCGAGTTGTCAGAGGACGCGGGTGACGCGCCGCCGCGTCACCAGGACATGGCGCAGGGGCACGTCAACGTGGGCCGCGTGACGGCGTGCGAGCCGCCGCGGCTGTTTGCCTATACCTGGGCGGAGAACCACGGCGACCCGTCCGAGGTCCGCTTCGAGCTGACCGAGCGCGAGGATGGCGTGCTGCTGACCGTCACCCACGTGCGGCTCGATGGCCGGGACTCGCTGCGCAGCGTGGCGGGCGGCTGGCACACGCACCTGGACCTGCTGGTGGACCGGTTGAATGGGCAGCGCTCGCCGAACTTCTGGGAGGCCTACGAGCGCGCCCACGCGGAGTACGTCACGCGTCCGGGCTTTGAATGA
- a CDS encoding ABC transporter ATP-binding protein: MIEAKSVTKRYGETLVVDGVTLRLPVGGITSIIGPNGAGKSTLLSMMSRVMPMSSGNVLVDGLDVSTTPGDALAKRLAILRQDNHLTARLTVRDLVTFGRYPHSKGRPTVKDGEHVERAIEHMGLSALADRFLDEMSGGQRQRAFVAMVLCQDTDYVLLDEPLNGLDLKHAVSMMKRLRHAADTLGKSFVLVLHDINFASCYSDHIVAMRDGKVAFQGRPEDIMRSDVLRAIYELDITVQQLDGDWIATHYR; encoded by the coding sequence ATGATCGAGGCGAAGAGCGTCACCAAGCGCTACGGCGAGACGCTGGTGGTGGACGGCGTCACCCTGAGGCTGCCCGTGGGCGGCATCACCTCCATCATCGGCCCCAACGGCGCGGGCAAGTCGACCCTGCTGTCCATGATGAGCCGGGTGATGCCCATGTCGTCGGGCAACGTGCTGGTGGACGGGCTGGACGTCAGCACCACGCCGGGGGACGCGCTCGCCAAACGGCTGGCCATCCTGCGCCAGGACAACCACCTCACCGCCCGGCTGACGGTGCGGGACCTGGTGACCTTCGGCCGCTACCCGCATAGCAAGGGCCGCCCCACCGTGAAGGACGGCGAGCACGTGGAGCGGGCCATCGAGCACATGGGGCTGAGCGCGCTCGCCGACCGCTTCCTGGACGAGATGTCCGGCGGCCAGCGCCAGCGCGCCTTCGTGGCCATGGTGCTCTGCCAGGACACCGACTACGTGCTGCTGGATGAGCCGCTCAACGGCCTGGACCTGAAGCACGCGGTGTCCATGATGAAGCGGCTGCGGCACGCCGCCGACACGCTGGGCAAGAGCTTCGTGCTGGTGCTGCACGACATCAACTTCGCCTCCTGCTACTCGGACCACATCGTCGCCATGCGCGACGGCAAGGTCGCCTTCCAGGGCCGCCCGGAGGACATCATGCGCTCCGACGTCCTGCGCGCCATCTACGAGCTGGACATCACCGTGCAGCAGCTTGACGGCGACTGGATTGCCACGCACTACCGGTGA
- a CDS encoding siderophore ABC transporter substrate-binding protein translates to MSSSNRRSFPLFALLSVVVVLAVLWVGVKFQRPTEPEPGQASLAVRAAAPEGRTVTHGQGTTVVPLNPKRVVVFDLVALDILQALEVDVYGVAAPPFPPHLARFSDAARYPRMGTLFEPDYEALQAARPDLIISGGRSSAKYANLSRIAPTLDVPMSGKDYIASVIANTELLARAFGKEEQARALIEALRESVADLQRVTATRGKGLVVLVTGGRMSAYGPGSRFGVIHGDFGVPEAAAGLQASLHGESINAEFIREKNPDWLFVIDRDAATGQNAGNARQVLDNELVRQTTAWQKGQVVYLDPATTYLSGGGIQSVKLLRDQVARAYTQQAQAQQ, encoded by the coding sequence GTGAGTTCATCCAACAGGCGTTCCTTCCCGCTCTTCGCGTTGCTTTCCGTCGTCGTCGTGCTGGCCGTCCTGTGGGTGGGCGTCAAGTTCCAGCGCCCCACCGAGCCCGAGCCCGGCCAGGCGAGCCTCGCGGTGCGGGCCGCCGCTCCGGAAGGCCGCACCGTGACGCACGGCCAGGGCACCACGGTGGTGCCGCTGAACCCGAAGCGGGTGGTGGTGTTCGACCTGGTGGCCCTGGACATCCTCCAGGCGCTGGAGGTGGACGTGTATGGCGTGGCGGCGCCGCCCTTCCCGCCACACCTGGCGCGGTTCAGTGACGCGGCGAGGTACCCGCGCATGGGGACGCTGTTCGAGCCCGACTACGAGGCCCTCCAGGCGGCGAGGCCGGACCTCATCATCAGCGGCGGCCGCTCCAGCGCGAAGTACGCGAACCTGTCCCGCATCGCGCCCACCCTCGACGTGCCGATGAGCGGCAAGGACTACATCGCCTCGGTGATTGCCAACACGGAGCTGCTGGCCCGCGCCTTCGGCAAGGAGGAGCAGGCGCGCGCGCTGATTGAGGCGCTGCGCGAGTCGGTGGCGGACCTCCAGCGGGTGACGGCGACGCGCGGCAAGGGCCTGGTGGTGCTCGTCACGGGCGGGCGCATGAGCGCCTATGGCCCGGGCTCCCGCTTCGGCGTCATCCACGGTGACTTCGGCGTGCCGGAGGCCGCGGCGGGCCTGCAGGCGTCGCTGCACGGCGAGTCCATCAACGCGGAGTTCATCCGCGAGAAGAACCCCGACTGGCTCTTCGTCATCGACCGCGACGCCGCCACGGGCCAGAACGCGGGCAACGCCCGGCAGGTGCTGGACAACGAGCTGGTGCGGCAGACGACGGCCTGGCAGAAGGGGCAGGTCGTCTACCTGGACCCGGCCACCACCTACCTGTCCGGTGGCGGCATCCAGTCCGTCAAGCTGCTGCGCGACCAGGTCGCGCGCGCCTACACGCAGCAGGCCCAGGCCCAGCAGTAG